The Metopolophium dirhodum isolate CAU chromosome 4, ASM1992520v1, whole genome shotgun sequence DNA window acGATCACGTAAAGTTACAAGGCGTATTCGTGTTATTAAATTAGTAGTCAATAAGTATTGTTATTATCTGGGTACTTGATGACGGTTAATTTCGATGCAAAATTCTCGATTTTACTCGAGTTAATATCTTCTTTTATACTTGATTATTACTGACCATGAATAATGAGatctaaaaatcaaatttgacaTACATTTAAAAGGAAGACAACTGTGgattgttctaaaaaaaaaaaaacgatcatTTTGAAGAGCATAGGAGGTTATTTAGAATCCGGCTCGAGAACACACATTCATACAATATAACCAAAatcaaccatttatatacaaatttttccatcgtaaatctcaaaatccatgtttgagcacttctattaattggtcgtagcgtgatgatatatagcctatagcctcACTtgatgaatggactatccaacagaaaaataatttttcaatttgaaactCACAGCtacaaactctacagctttatatattagtatagattattaATGATTAAGCATAATGATTTCGAGGGAACaaattttacatacatttgaCGAAAAAGTACAAACTACGTAGTCACTGTGAGCTAGAATATATATCTCGATGTTGATATTCATAATCGAACTGTCTAGTTCGCGCTTCTGACCCGACGCTGATTTGGATATCTCTGGATCGCCGATAATATCGTATTCAGGATATCTGAAAAAACACGATGTATTATTTACACTATctacaaataaatgtaattataataacatgtttgaaaatttcaaacacACTTGAGTCTAGCTTCATCAAACAATGTTGGCTCGTCCGTGGCCAAATAAATCCGTTTCGTGTCGTTTACTCCGTCCAATTCTTTGAGCTTGTAATATTCTTCAACGTGGTACATATACTCTTCGAGTTTGTGCAACGAAGCTTCTTTGATGAGTTTGTCTGTTCGTCTGATATGCAATCTGCACAAAAACACTAAATTTTACACATATCCGTATAACACCAGTTACCAATATCACGGTTTCGCGTACCTAGACATGGTTACAGTAATCGCCGTTTATTGTACGCCTATATGGTATTTTTAAAgacacattttcaattttatcctattttattgcatatattttgaccatttatatactttattactaTTTCCTTGactcaacacaaaaaaaatattttaatttttgaaaatcatatgAAAGTTCTacgaaacatttaaaaaaaaaattttcttttttttcgttatcgtaatgttttttttctgacAACTTACAATTGAAGTACCTTAAGTACATAAACTGATATAATTAcacaatattgaatttttattaatacatagcCAAATAATCTTGTTTACTATATTACAtagttttatgtatatatttaaactaataaaaagatatgttaattgaataaaattaataactgttgCAAATACGGTAAATATTACCCGACAATTGGCTTTTGGAAATGAACACGCTTGGCAAACTCGTTAATCGCAATGGTAGTGGATGGTTGCGGCCGGAAGATGTATTTGAAGAACTGACCTATCCACCATACAGCAGGATCGCCATGCAAGACGTTAATTCGTCCAGCTAAATCTTCGGGCAACACGATCGGCATGTAAGGAGGATTGAGATGTTTAGCATCTTTATTGGGTGTTGGCAGATTATACTGTATGACTTGAGTAGTTTcgttgcctataatattatgtagttaatcaataaattcaatgaAAAAGTTCATTGCGTTTAAATTATTgctgtatacctatacaaatataaaataatattctctaCACTTAAGTACTAATATTGTAGTTGGGCGGACGGGACACAGGTCCATAGCCACTCACATAATGACCCACTTTCCgatgtttaaattaattcaatcatTGCATAGTACGTGTCAGTTTGCTCAAACGTGAAATTTTTTGAGATGTGGTCCAATCAAGAAATGCATTTctattgaatttgttttattatcttgcatttaaataataatattggtgttatatattagtatattgttaCTTATTTGTTACTTCAGTTGgtaaaacataaacatattttaattttagttttcatcAATCACATAGTACCAAAAACTACTTGTTGCGGTGGTAGGAGGGTTgacaattgtttataaataaaaaaaaaacaaaaataatggaaattgaataattttttaaatacttttacagTTGTAAATGTACGTGGGAAATATTTGTGTGTTTGATTTGTGAATTATCAACGTTTCATCTACCTGGCCAATGTGAAAATGTTTCACCATCCTTCGACGTACACGTGTCGCTAAGgggtaaaaataactttttaaaaccaCCACTAGTAAACTGCCAATTTATAGGATTGTCTATAATCATTGTCCTCTTGGTGGCGTAGGCGGCGATCAAGCACTTGACGAAATGGTGTACACGACATCCATATCCACAACAATTTCTCtgaaattatataatctatactatatataaaattgtaagggTTTTTCTTCGACCGCGCTAACCGagaaaactactggaccgatttggctgaaattttttttggctGAAACCCGAAACTCTGCTGAAGGTTATAGTACCACTTTTGTCAgtaaaaaagttcataaaagttcataaaaaattaaaaacaattgtacctatattgtgcgttacgtattttgaccgttttatttttgtatttagcataataatatgtaactatgacaatatttaaaacataataattattaatcatatttttttaccgcaactaggatttttacatattttgatatttaacctgttttgatcccgaccgcaactcggatttttttttactacctgtTATAATCTCTGTTGTACCGTATTGTCCAGtgctatactatatactatctaGGTGCTTTAATGCGCATATTAACGTAGAATACTGTCATTCGGTTAAAGCgataaaatacatatgtaaatatattaataaaggaTCAGATAGAGCTACTTTTTCTGTTAATCGTAAAAACGATGcgattacaaattatttgaatgGTCGATATATATGTACTTCTGAAGCGTTTtggagaattttcaattttgaaatccaTGATAGAGATCCGATAGTTCAGCACTTGGCTGTTCATCTAGAAAATGGACAGCGTGTTTTCTTTAATGCTAATAATCTTCATCAAGTTATTGAAAGTCCAAGAAAAACGACACTAATTGCATTTTTTGAACTGTGTTCACATGATAATTTTGCGAAAACACTGTTCTATCATGAAGTTCCTTCTTATTACACCTGGGATAATAGCAGAGGCTGGTTAAAGAGAAGACGGGGAAAAGATGTTCCCGGTTGGCCAGGAATAAAAATGGACACTGCCATTGGTAGAATTTACACGATTCACCCAAATCAAAGTGAGTGCTTCCATTTAAGATTGTTACTAAATTATGTACAAGGTCCTACTTCATTTGAAAGCTTGAAGGCCTTTGATGGAGTCATTCACGCGACTTTTAAAGCTACCTGTTTTGCTCTTGGGCCTGTTAGAAAATGACGAGCAATGGAAAAATACTCTAGCGGAGGCAACTCTTTCAGAAAGTCCTTCAAAATTAAGAGAATTATTCGCAATAATCATAGTTTTCTGCCAACCGTCTGAACCTCAATCTTTGTGGGAACAGTTCAGAAATGATTTTTGTGAAGATATTCTTCATACAGAGCGCACTCGATTAAATGACTTGCAATTTACTTTTtctgatgaaatatttaatagaggTTTGATTGAAATAGAAGATAAAGTTGTTTGTCtgtctgaaaaatatttaactgaatttGGAATGAACTCACCTGTTCGAAATGATAATGCATCTGATCCTTTTGAATTCTCAATTTTGCGTTCTTACGATAATAACCGATTACAAGAATTTGTAGAAATCAATTTACCAAAATTAGTAAATGATcaaaaatatgcttttaatgttattacagaAAGCGTAATGAATCATCAaggaagagtttttttttttagatgctccgggtggtacaggaaaaacattcctaattaatttgttgttggCTCAAATTAGATCCTCAGGTAAAGTTGCATTAGCAGTAGCTTCATCTGGTATAGCAGCAACTCTCCTTAGTGGCGGCAGAACTGCTCACTCGACTTTCAAGTTAccgttaaatgtattatttgatacTGAATACGTTTGTCCGATTCGTAAAAATGGCCCTCTTGGAAAAATTCTTCAAGAAACCTCATTCGTTGAGTGGGATGAGTGTACAATGAGTCACAGATCACATATCGAAGCAATTGATCGAACATTAAAAGATCTTAGgtgtaataataagtttatggGTGGCATAACATTTGTTTTCGCTGGTGATTTCCGTCAAACCTTACCAGTAATCCCTAAAGGTACTCGAGCTGATGTCATTAATGCTTGCTTAAAATCTTCCCCTATATGGAACTATGTTGAAAAACTTTATTTGCGAACAAACATGAGAGTTTATTTATGCGGAGGGGACGATATTTTTCCAGCACAGTTGTTGAAAATTGGAAATGGAActttagaaaatgaaaatggtTACATTTCTGTCGATCACACGATTGGACGGGTGGTCAATAACGTGGAAGAGTTGATTTCTACAGTTTATCCTGACATTTTTAATCTGTCCAATAAATCTTATCAGTGGTTATGTGAAAGAGCTATTATCTCTCCAAGAAATGTAACAGCAGAAGAAATTAATGATATCATCCTTCTAAAATTCGATGGACACTCACGTGAATGTCTATCTATTGATACAGTTACATCAACAGATGATGCTATTCATTATCCACAAGAATTTCTTAATTCTCTTTCTCCTTCGGGATTTCCTCctcataaactaaaattaaaaattggtgcTCCAATTACATTATTACGTAATCTTCAACCACCGAACTTATGTAAcgatacaaaattacaaataaaatcgttgcgaaataatattatagaagccGTAATTCTTACAGGGCCAGCGAAAGGAGAAATTGCATTTATTCCAAGAATTCCCATGATTCCCTCTGACTTGCCGTTTTCTTTCAAACGGCTTCAATTCCCAGTTAAAGTTTCTTTTGCGATTACCATAAACAAAGCACAAGGTCAAACATTCAAGTACGTTGGCGTAGATCTTCGTACAGAGTGCTTTTCACATGGGCAATTATACGTGGCATTTTCTCGAACTGGAGACCCGAATCatcttatgattttaatttcaacaggaaatataacaaaaaacatcATATACTCAGAAGTcttataaaattcttattttaattgtttttttttcttcatcaacTTCAATCAAATTCtttatcaaccataaattatttcttttttatctgtatttatttttatcatttataacgctagaaaaatttcaatccgttttcattaaccgttttttatatttacttgccgatcacattaaacaataatatttgaataaaaaattctacATATCATGGTCCGaaggcaaaataaacaaccaatcacgggcgaagctgtgacggattggccgagcggactaaggcgtcggttgcgccACACATCGACGCtggttcaaaacctcggccacggacggcatttttcttcaggcaagtcacggtgtccggataAAAGTGCCACCACTCCCTAACCGGCAATGccagatacctacaggtgcccactaaaaaatctgccataATAACAAACCCACGTGTTTCAACCTACTATACCCTCCCCCAAAGTTAAAAACCACCAATTGGCTTAAGTTTCCGTgggttaattaataacaaaaaacaaaatagtattaaatataaagataCACGGAAAGAGCTTTtacaattaaactaattaaaatgttatttattttaggatttatatttgattattctaTGAATAATGTGTTTAATAATTCACACTTATACAGAATAGTTGGATTGGATTAACTTACGTAGATAATATTGCACAAGAGCTTTTTAGCTTTGGAACAGT harbors:
- the LOC132943164 gene encoding alpha-(1,6)-fucosyltransferase-like isoform X2 → MKSTMNIMKKIKYYLEFWKIFMFSFLVLVVLFYVTFYFNCEKPFDDDLERTLVISLQHLDEENRTNIELTEIRNDLIQKLRFDEKKMKNTDKMVYTPSEEYELLRRRIYSNTKEVWYYVSSTLRSLANEFDDLKPKVSGMKIIADEHYRSLLRDVTKLADVDGYSQWRLKEFGSLSRLVEKRLLHTQNPPDCSKAKKLLCNIIYRNCCGYGCRVHHFVKCLIAAYATKRTMIIDNPINWQFTSGGFKKLFLPLSDTCTSKDGETFSHWPGNETTQVIQYNLPTPNKDAKHLNPPYMPIVLPEDLAGRINVLHGDPAVWWIGQFFKYIFRPQPSTTIAINEFAKRVHFQKPIVGLHIRRTDKLIKEASLHKLEEYMYHVEEYYKLKELDGVNDTKRIYLATDEPTLFDEARLKYPEYDIIGDPEISKSASGQKRELDSSIMNINIEIYILAHSDYVVCTFSSNL